The Halostagnicola larsenii XH-48 region GGTCGTGTCGGGTGCTTCCTTGATCGTGTTCACTTCCGAGAGGATGAGTCCCGCGTCGGCGACGACGTAGCGGCCGGGCTCGAGTTTCAACTGCGCTTCGAGGTCGCCGATCGCCTCGCGGACCATATTCGAGGTCTTCTCGAGGTCTAAGGGCTCGTCGTCCTCGCGGTAGGGAACGCCGTAGCCGCCGCCGACGTCGACGAACTCGAGGGTGTCGTCGCCGACCCGGCGAGCCATCTCGCCGACGCGGGAAATGGCCCGACAGTGATCCTCGAGACCCGCTGTCAGCACGCCGCTGCCGGCGTGGGCGTGGAGGCCGACGAGGTCGAAGTCCTCGCGCACGCGCTCGGCGACTTCGGGGACGCGCTCGTAGGGGATCCCGAACTTCGCGTCCGCGCCGGTCGCGACCTTCTCGTGGTGGCCCGTTCCGATACCGGGGTTGATCCGGATGGCGATTCGCCCGTCGTAGCCGCGCTCTGCGAGGCGCTCGAGCGTATCGACCGCGCCGATGGTGATCGTCAGCCCCGGATGCTCCGCGGCGAGGTCGGTCGCGTAGTCGAGGTCGTGGTCCGGCGGGTTGACGGCGGTGTACTGCAGTTCGTTCGGGTCCGCGCCCGCGTCGATCGACCGCCGGAGTTCGCCCCAGGCCGCACACTCGATGCTCCCGCCGGCCTCGAGGACCGCCTCGAGGACCGCCTTCCCAGTGTGGGCTTTCGCCGCGTACATCACGTGTGCGTCCGGGAACGCGGCCGAAAATCGGGCGTAGTTCGCCTTCACGCGGTCGAGGTCCATCACGTAAAGCGGCGTATCGTACTCGTCGGCGAGCGACTCGAGTCGCTCGAGATCCCAGTCGTCGAGCCGGCGAACGGCCGGCGAGTCCGCGAGATCACTCATTATCCACTGGAAGTGACCGGGAGGATTCAAGCGTTTGGGTTCGTCCGTTCGTCGGAAACTACGAGGCGACTCACCCGAATAGCTCGCGTCTCCCCACACGCCACTCGGTTCAGTATCATCACGCTGCTACCGGATGGTGAACTCGGTGGGCTCCCCGCCTGTTTCCGCT contains the following coding sequences:
- the lysA gene encoding diaminopimelate decarboxylase — translated: MSDLADSPAVRRLDDWDLERLESLADEYDTPLYVMDLDRVKANYARFSAAFPDAHVMYAAKAHTGKAVLEAVLEAGGSIECAAWGELRRSIDAGADPNELQYTAVNPPDHDLDYATDLAAEHPGLTITIGAVDTLERLAERGYDGRIAIRINPGIGTGHHEKVATGADAKFGIPYERVPEVAERVREDFDLVGLHAHAGSGVLTAGLEDHCRAISRVGEMARRVGDDTLEFVDVGGGYGVPYREDDEPLDLEKTSNMVREAIGDLEAQLKLEPGRYVVADAGLILSEVNTIKEAPDTTVVGIDASLATLIRPAMFGSYHPMLNVSAPDREAREVTVGGPVCTSADVFAHDRPVARPERGDVVAIGNAGSYGYELASQFHSQPRPAEVALEDGEDRVVRRRETLEDVTRVERESGQ